The DNA segment AACATCGGCAATGTGCACACCTATTTCATAATTGCCGTTTTCCAATGTTTTAAAAGAAATGGCATCGTCAAAGTCTTTTGCATCAGCAGGATCAATCGTAAAGGTAGTGGTATTTCTAAAATCCTTCCGCCCTTTTATTTCTGCTGCGCTTACCTGTTCGGGTATGGCATTGGCCTCCAGCTCTACTTCGGCCGGGAAGCTCAATGGAAAACCGTACTGTGCAAGAATGGCGTTCATTTCCGTGTTGTTCTCGCCCTGTTCGCCCAGTATATTGATGATCTTTCCGATCGGGTTTTTTACACCTTCAGGCCATTCGGTAATGCTTACCTGAACCTTTTGTCCGTTTTTTGCACCGTTAAGATCGTTCAGGGGCACAAAAATATCGTGCAGCATTTTGCGGTCGTCTACATTTACAAAGGCATAACGTTCTGAGATCCTGATGACACCAATAAAATCTGTTTTCGACCGTTCTATGATCTCTACAACTTCACCTTCGTTTTTACGTCCGCTTTTTTTAGCATAGATGTAAACCTTCACCTTATCACCATGCAGTGCATTGTGGAGCTTTCTGGCCGATACGAACACATCTTTTTCAAATTCATCATCGGGGATAATGAATGCTGCGCCGTCTGCCGTCATGTCTACCTTTCCGGTAATAAAGGTCTTCAGGTCCTTCAATCTGAATTTTCCTTTTTCAGGCTCTGAAAATACACCTTTCCTGGCCTGTTCTTTTAATATTTCCGATATGGTTTCCCTTGAATCGGCATCGGTAAGGTTCAATTTAGCCGAAACCTGTTTGTAATTCAGGGCTTCTTTATTGCTTTTCTCCAGAACATCGCTAATCAATTGTATTAAAACGAGTTCCAGGTGGGCTGATTTCTTTTTTGCCATAATCTGTTTATGAATCACCCGAAGGTAACAATTTGAAGCGAGTATTGTTGTATTTTGTACCTTTGATGACCTGCTGATGGTTAAACTTAAAACGATTAAAAATGATTGAAGACAGAGAAAGAAAGACGGGTAAGGAGATTTTGATGATCCTGATCAAAGCCATCTTTTACCTGTTTTTGGTTTATTTTTATATTAACAAGCCTTTGTTGTATGCAGAATACCCTGGTCTGGCTAAAGCATCCGGGGCAATCATGGTTTTTCTTGGGCCCAGTCTGGTCATTTCCGTAGTGCGCCTGGTTATCATTTACTGGTACATCCGCAAACATAAATTCAAAAACAATGTAAAGGATAATTTTATCCTGGGCATCAACCGTATCCAATCCATATTAAATACTGTATTTTTTGTCATTGCGGGTATCACCTTGTTTAATATAAAAATTGAAGAGTTTATATTCAGCGTTTCCATCGTTGCGGCTGCCATTGCGGTCACTTTTAAGGACTACATCAACAACATGATCAACGGACTGATCATTATGTTTTCCGACAGGTTGTCTTTGGGAGACCACATTAAGATCGGCGAGCATGAAGGTAAGATCCTGGACATTACCCTGATCAATATGATCCTGCAAAATGAGGACAGTGATATGGTCATCATCCCAAACTCGCTGGCTTTCAGTTCAGTCATCGTTAACCAGTCTAAGCAAAACATCAAAAAGCTGAGCATAGAATTTGACATGTCGCTGGCCAATGGCTTTACCCCCGAGTACCTGGAAAATCATTTATATAAAATTATTCAGGACTATTCGGAGAATGTTGTGGAGGGTGGGTTAACCGTTAAGACCCTTGCCATCAACAAAGATGTGGCCATATTTAAGGTGATGATCTTGTTGAAAAGGTATGATAAAATTAAGGAAAGGGAGATCAGAAGGGCCATAAATACCGCCCTGATCAGGCTTTCTGCTACCCTGCACAAGGGTAAACAAATCGATACCGAAAAAAAGGTATCCGATTAAGCATGCCCGGGTATAGCTGCAATTAGTTTTTTGGTGTATTCAGCTTTAGGGTTATGGTAAATTTCTTCCGGAAAGCCCTGTTCTTCAATTTTGCCTTTGTTCATCACAATCATCCTGTCGGAGATGTGCTTTACCACGGCCAGGTCGTGTGAGATAAAGATATAGGTAAGCCCAAACTCCTGCTGCAATTCTCTGAGCAGATTGAGCACCTGGGCCTGTACAGAAACATCCAGTGCCGATACCGATTCATCGCATATAATAAACCGGGGCTGTAGGGCCAGGGCCCTTGCAATGACTATGCGTTGGCGCTGTCCGCCCGAAAATTCGTGCGGATACCTGTTGAAATATTCAGGTTTCAGATCTACCCGGTCCAATAGATTCAGCACATGGGCTTTCCGCTGCTCATTGTTGTCGAACATGCCATGCACCTGTAAGGGTTCCATCAGCGCATTACCGATGGTTAAACGCGGATTGAGGGAAGAGTAGGGGTCCTGAAAGATGATCTGTACCGCTCTTCTCATTTTTCTTAATCCGGCAGTATCCAGCGAGGATAAGTCGGTCCCGTCAAACAGCAGCTCGCCTGAAGTGGGCTCCACCAATCGTAAAATACTACGGCCCAGCGTGGTCTTTCCGCATCCGGATTCGCCAACCAGTCCTAAGGTCTCGCCTGGAAACACATCAAAAGTAATGTCGTCCACAGCTTTTACATATTCCGTTGTTTTGCCAAAAAGCCCCTTGTTTATCGGATACCAGGTACACAATTGTTTCACCTGCAGCAAGGGTTTTTGCTGATAAAGGTTATGCCTGCGCTGTTCAATTTCGGCCTGTGTATAACTGTTCATTTCCAGTAAATGCTTCAGGCCCATTTCTTTGTCGCCGTTCATAAAATCGGCCACTACCGGAAGTTTTTTCAGCAGGCGCTGAGGGGCGGGGCGGCAGGCCAGTAAGCCCCTGGTATAAGGGTGTTGCGGATGGTTAAACAGCTGCGCTGCCGCTCCCTGTTCCACAATTTGTCCTTTGTACATTACGGCTACCTCGTCCGCAATCTCACTGATCACTGCCAGGTCGTGCGAGATAAAGATCATGGCCATTCCGCGCTCTTCTTTCAGCTTCAGCAGCAATTGCAAAATGGTTTTCTGTACGGTAACATCCAATGCCGTAGTTGGCTCATCGGCAATCAGCAGTTCGGGGTTGCAGCTCAGAGCCATGGCAATCATTACCCTTTGTTTTTGTCCCCCTGAAAGCTGGTGCGGGTAACTGTCAAATATATTTTCCGGTCTGGGCAGCTGTACTTCTTTAAACAAGGCAATGGTTTTCTCTTTTGCAGTTTGTTTATCTACCCGCTGGTGCAGCATGATGGCTTCTTTAACCTGATAGCCACAGGTAAAAACCGGGTTCAGGGAAGTCATGGGTTCCTGAAAGATCATGGCAATTTTATTACCCCTGTATTTCCTGATCTCATCGGGCGACAGGCCGAGCAGGTTGATGTTTTGAAAATCAATGTTGCCCTCAATTTTTGTACTTTGAGGATCATGAAGTCGCATAATAGAAAAAGAAGTTACGGATTTACCGGAGCCTGATTCGCCGACTATGCCCAGTACTTTTCCTTTTTCAACCTGGAAGCTTACCTTGTTTACGGCCTTAAACCAGGATTTGTCCTCTCTGTTAAGAAATTGTATGTCTAGATTTTTAACGTTTAGCATCTGAGAACCAAGGTAGTGATTTACCGGCATACTCAGAGAATTTAAGAAAGCAATTTTCCTAACCTATAATTCGGCCTGTTTGCTTAATTTTGCAGCATGGAAAGAGAAATCCTTGACACCAGGCGTAAGGCTTTAAAGATTAACCTAAACCCCAGAATTTACGGAACATTTGCCGAGATCGGTGCCGGACAAGAGGTTGCACGTAATTTTTTTACTGCCGGTGCCGCATCAGGAACGGTAGCCAAGACCATGTCGGCCTACGACATGACCTTCAGTGATGCCATTTATGGGGTTGAACCTTCAGGAAGGTACGTAAGCCAGTCGCGCTTATTAAAAATGCTTGACCATGAGTTCAGTCTGTTAACAGAACGCTTAAATGGTGAAAAATACGAAGGACGTGCTTTCTTTGCTTTTGCAGATACGGTTACTACTTTAAACTACAATAAATCCAATGACCCGCATGGTTGGATCGGCATCCGTTTTCAGGCAGAGCCCGGGGGCGAGCCCAACGAAATCTTTTTCCATGTACGCTTACTGGATACCGATGCGGCATTGCAGCAAAATGTATTGGGTATTATTGGCGTAAACCTGGTTTATGCCGCTTATTATTATAACCAGGACCGCAAAGCGATGATCGAATCGCTGGCCGATAACTTAACAGTAGGGTCGGTAGAAATTGACCTGATCTCGGTTAACGGGCCCATATTTAAAGATGCAGACAATATTTTGCTGAACCTGTACCTGATTGTTAAAGACTTTTCAGATGCAGCCATCTTTGATGCCAGCGGCCGTCCGTGTTTGCCTAAGGACCTGCTGTACAAAAAAGACATCATGATCCTGCGTACCAAATATGCCCAGAAATCCAATCCTAACTTTAGCATGCTCAACAAGGCTGTAGACCAGTTTGTAAGGACAGAAAATGTGCAGGAAGACAACCTGAGCGTATTGATCGAAGTATTGATGTCAAATGTGCTTTCGGCCAATGACGGAGCTGATGATATCGACCTCAGGGCTGTTGCTAAAAGGGCAGAAGAGATGTGTAAAACGGGAAATAAGGTAATCGTATCCAACTTTGCCCGACACAATAAACTGGCCAAATACCTCGACCGCTGCAGGCCAAAAAGTGTAGGGATATCTACCAATATCAACAACTTAAAATTCGTATTCAATTCCGGTAATTTTGGCGAAAACTATTCCAGCCAGCTGCTGAGTTATGTAAGCGATATGTTCAGTAAAAACGTAAAACTTTTTGCCTATCCTTTTCTTGACAAGAAGACAAACGAAGTGATCACAACAGCCAATATGCCGGTAACACCGGATGCCAGGCCCCTGTTTGATTTCCTGATCCTCAATGGCTACATCACCGATATTGAAGATTACAGCGAAAGTGATGTAAAAACTGTTTAATCCTGTTTCTGATAAGGATTTGAAATTGCAATACCCATTATCCTTTCGGGATGCTCAACGGCCTTAAAGCCAAATTGCGCATATAAACCATGGGCATCCAGGGTAGCCAGCATATACCTTCTCAGTCCCTGCAGGTCTTTATGGAAAAGCATGAGCGACATCAGTTTTTTAGACAGGCCCTGTCCGCGGTAGGCCTCATCCACATACACATCAGCAAGGTAGCCAAAGGTGGCCTTATCTGTGATCCAGCGGGCAAAGCCTACCTGTTTGCTGTCTTTGTAAATGCCAAAACACAGGGAATTTTCTATAGAGGTTTTAACAATTTCTATGGGGATGTCCTTTGCCCAGTACGATTGTGTACTTAAATAATGATGAAT comes from the Pedobacter heparinus DSM 2366 genome and includes:
- a CDS encoding mechanosensitive ion channel family protein, coding for MIEDRERKTGKEILMILIKAIFYLFLVYFYINKPLLYAEYPGLAKASGAIMVFLGPSLVISVVRLVIIYWYIRKHKFKNNVKDNFILGINRIQSILNTVFFVIAGITLFNIKIEEFIFSVSIVAAAIAVTFKDYINNMINGLIIMFSDRLSLGDHIKIGEHEGKILDITLINMILQNEDSDMVIIPNSLAFSSVIVNQSKQNIKKLSIEFDMSLANGFTPEYLENHLYKIIQDYSENVVEGGLTVKTLAINKDVAIFKVMILLKRYDKIKEREIRRAINTALIRLSATLHKGKQIDTEKKVSD
- a CDS encoding ABC transporter ATP-binding protein produces the protein MPVNHYLGSQMLNVKNLDIQFLNREDKSWFKAVNKVSFQVEKGKVLGIVGESGSGKSVTSFSIMRLHDPQSTKIEGNIDFQNINLLGLSPDEIRKYRGNKIAMIFQEPMTSLNPVFTCGYQVKEAIMLHQRVDKQTAKEKTIALFKEVQLPRPENIFDSYPHQLSGGQKQRVMIAMALSCNPELLIADEPTTALDVTVQKTILQLLLKLKEERGMAMIFISHDLAVISEIADEVAVMYKGQIVEQGAAAQLFNHPQHPYTRGLLACRPAPQRLLKKLPVVADFMNGDKEMGLKHLLEMNSYTQAEIEQRRHNLYQQKPLLQVKQLCTWYPINKGLFGKTTEYVKAVDDITFDVFPGETLGLVGESGCGKTTLGRSILRLVEPTSGELLFDGTDLSSLDTAGLRKMRRAVQIIFQDPYSSLNPRLTIGNALMEPLQVHGMFDNNEQRKAHVLNLLDRVDLKPEYFNRYPHEFSGGQRQRIVIARALALQPRFIICDESVSALDVSVQAQVLNLLRELQQEFGLTYIFISHDLAVVKHISDRMIVMNKGKIEEQGFPEEIYHNPKAEYTKKLIAAIPGHA
- a CDS encoding GNAT family N-acetyltransferase translates to MEIEENGFVFSDDKNKIDPIAIHHYLSTQSYWAKDIPIEIVKTSIENSLCFGIYKDSKQVGFARWITDKATFGYLADVYVDEAYRGQGLSKKLMSLMLFHKDLQGLRRYMLATLDAHGLYAQFGFKAVEHPERIMGIAISNPYQKQD